The Monodelphis domestica isolate mMonDom1 chromosome 5, mMonDom1.pri, whole genome shotgun sequence DNA segment CagagagctggatttgaattcatacaGAGGATGAATTccacccttttattttattttattttcctaataagATAATAATAGACTCCTTTTTCTAGTTAGtaaagaatatataataatacttgtattCACTACTTCTCAGGGCTGTagaaaagatcaaatgaaacaatgaataaaaagcaTGTTATAAAACCTTAAAGCGATAAATACAGGGAACTCTCTCCTACTCTAGTTTGGCCCTTAATTAGAACTAGACAGATAgaacttgaccaggatcataaTACTGCAGATGGAGTACTTGAACCTAAGGccagtgctttttccattatTCTACGAAGCCtctctgtaaatcttaaaactaATGTTGCCTGGTACTCATGTTATGTCCACAGTCTTTAGGCTAACATATAGTAAGACCATGTGTATGTCCCTACGATTCAATCAGCAGTGATTTCCAGTTTCTTAGAGAATACAGTTCAAAATGGTAGCCCAGCATTAAGATCTCTTTATAGTATGCACCTAGCCTATCTTTCCAGCCATGACTCCTGGTGCTCTTCAATACTAACAATATGCTCAACTTTAACTGGACCATTAGCCATTCTCCAGATGTTACAGTAATCTTTCTTTTTGCCTGTGGCTGTCATATTCCTTCTGTCTGAATATCTCTCTACCAGGCTTGGCTTATTCATATTCTAACCCTTATTAAGTCCAACTCTGAGGCCTTCAAAGAACTTCTGCTTGTTACTCTtatatgttgttgttatttatttgtttcatttatatcctattctttgtgaccccatttggaattttcttggaatggtttgccatttccttctctagctcattttatggataaggaaactgaggcaaatgggtaagtgacttgcccagggtcacaggatgTGTCTgggaatcagatttgaacccaggacttttcatACCTAGTTCTGTCTCTATCCAAGATGCCTAGCTGCCCTTGTGCATACTCTTAATCCATCTTTTCCAACAAATTGCTCCTTCTCTTATCACCCAACCTCATAGCCAGGTTGCCTTAACTCTTGAGAGAAGACAGTACAGGTTGCTTCTTTTATACATCAACAGTATattgaagcaaaaggaaataaattagttTAATTATTTTGTGTCTGGCCTGTGAACTTTATTGAAAAAGCTAGGAAGAAATCTCTTCTGGCAGCCACAGTGTCTCTTTTTatcaagaagagaggaaaagtggctcagtggataggagagccaggcctggaaatgggaggtcctgtgttcagaAGTGGCCCAGCTTCCTAGCTGtgccaccttgggcaagtcacttaacttcagatGCTTAGTGTTTACTGCAGTTttcacttggaaccaatacataattcaattctaagacagaaggtaatgattttcaaaaaaaaagtggCAGGAGAAAGGGGAAATTGATGAATGTATGCAgtaagaatattcttgtagatttttcctctgagaactgtATTGATTGGTATAATGCCTGAGAGAAAATACAAGGAAATGTCATTGAAAAAATTTTTGATGTAGAATATTTCTTTAGATcacaaattagaaaaataaataattcagtcTTTCCTCTTGACTTTTACCTCTCCTGCCCATACCTTTTCAATTGAATCTGATATCTGAGATTGATGAAATAATCTTGGCTCAATGAGTCCATTTTCTCATGTGTACCCAGAGTTACCTGTTAGCTCTGGCAGTGACTTAAAATGGAAACCATTTGTTATTagatttataaagaaaagtaTCAGGacctacaataataataattcagaaAATGCATTTGAACTTACAAAGTTTCACCAAGTTTAAATACATTTGGTATTTATGAAAGCGATATTATGAATTAAAATAGCCTCAGTTGTATTTTGACAGAGATGCATAAAAATAGTCACATTGCCGCCCAGATAGGATAGAATTGAATGATGTCCATTATGGCTCGTTATTTGAgcgtgattttttttttagcttttctttttgaAGTGGCTTAAGCAATCTGCCACAAATTGGGTCCCTCCTTGTTCAGGACTTCAAGGGTCCTCAGCTAGGTGTGGCAATGAAGGCATAAGTGAGTGATGGAAGACGGCTATGTATGTCAACCTGAGGCCAAGCGTTGCATGGAACTGCTTCCCCTAGGCCCagggttggttttatttttatacccccaAGGATTACATACTTTtttggcacacagctacattattcaacatgcattcaaatgcagataattgatacattaacttttaacaaatcatctgATTAGCATTCTGTGatctatatacttatattgttatattgttaCTATTGACAGCATAAacaaagcttttgcaaaagataaatggTTTCGTCACAGGCTGCTAGAGGTAGCTAGAGGTCAGTTTTTTCATTAACCTCTGAGGTGCTTGGACTTGCGTACAATCAAAAAAACATTTGTTActtttggtaaaaataaatattcaatcaagtTCTAGAAGACAATCGACAAACACTGCAGCCAAGTTGAGGGATCAAAGGGGTAATAGAaacacaatttaattttaatattagacTAATCATTTTTCAGTGTTTCATGGGGAGTTTCCAAGATGAATTTCagttggtaaatcaagtcactgaggcatggtgtGCTAGCCTCTCCCTAAAGTGATTGATGTACTGGCTTAGGAAAATTTGTTCTGTTCATAGGAGTGGAGAATTTCTGAGCACAGTTTTGTTAGAGGTTATATGCATAAGCAGAAGTCTTTTAGGCTTAGTtttgtaagtatgatcttttggtggtattCTGGGAGGATAATGTGGAGCCATTAGTATTAGTCCTGCAAGTAATTTGCTCTCATTTTTCATAAAGCTAGGGATCATTATAACAATTCCAatagtaagggatgttagtgagagaaggaGGGGGTGGCGCGCTAAGTGGGTATCTCCATCCTtccaaggagccactttgtgatcTCCTGGTTTCCACAAGTGACCATTTCAAAACATTGTGGTTTGATGGCCCTCAGAAGCAATCTATGTTAAACCTTAACACTTAAGTACACACCaccaaattagaaaacaataaaagaaaatgaagattatttctttttgtggCTCTATCTCAATTATAAACTGCCTTTAGCACTGGTTTTTAACCACATCATTCACAATCACTCTTGTCTTTTATAAATAAGGATGGtagaaaaaacaactttgaaaaaaccTTCACTTCTCATCTACTGGCTACAGATTGGACAGGCGAGGAAGgtcttattatttatattatcataAATTATTACTACTAATTCACataataattatgtgattttatatttaatctcaggaaacatttaacctctctagggcTCCTCTCTTCTTTAAGTAATCTGGTTATCTCagttctctaaggttccttctagctccatgATCACAGAATAACAGATATTTTAAATTCTAACTCATTGGCATAATGAGGAGCTCTCAGAGAGAAACTTTCTCTAGAGATTAGTACCTGCTGTGCATTTGACAGTTGTAGAGAATGTCTTGTGGCACTGACAAGTTAAATGATTGCCTAAATTCTCCCAGACCTAGTTTtaactggcactctatccatttctcATACTGCCTCGTTAAtgtcttaaaattaaaatttttatatttattgatctTCAACTGGCAATGGCTTTTTACTTTTCAGCCCAGTTGTTCCTCTCCATTCTCTCTGAGATAgtataatatatttacaaaaatataaatattttataataatgtttttataaCCTTGAACCCTTTTATAAAATCAAGATTCTATAAATAATGCTCAGTTTATTTGTATTATAAGTCCTGTTTCCTGGAAACAGGTTATTTATCCCTGAAAGTTTTTGCATTAATCTTATGTATACATTAAAAATGTATCATAATACTTTAAAATTGAATCTTTAatactttaacttttttttaatactttaatactttaaaattgaATGCATATTGTCATCTAGATTTTTTATGGTTTCTTATGTGAAATTTTAGTCTTAAGACTGTTCACATACctaaataattttattgtttaaaGAGTAAATTAATGGTCACTTAAGATTTCCATTATGTTCTTAGCTTTTAGTTTGGATGCTGAGCAGCCTGATTATGATTTGGATTCTGAAGATGAAGCCTTTGTGAAtaagctgaaaaagaaaatggacatcTCTCCTTTGCAGTTTGAAGAGATGATTGACCGGCTAGAAAAAGGCAGTGGCCAACAGGTACAGTTCTATAGCAAATTCAGTTTAAAAATGTAAGTACAATCAGCATATCCATGGATGTATGCACATATAAAAATGACACTGTGGATTTTACCTTTAGCCAGTCAGTCTGCAGGAGGCCAAACTGCTGCTGAAAGAAGATGATGAATTGATTAAAGAAGTGTACGAATACTGGATTAGGAAGAGGAAAAACTGTCGAGGTCCATCTCTTATCCCAACAGTAAAACAAGAGAAGAGGGATGGCTCCAGCACAAATGATCCTTATGTGGCTTTCAGAAGACGTACTGAAAAAATGCAGACTCGAAAAGTAAGTCATTTTGATAGCATCTTTGTTGAGAGGGAAAATTCTCTTATTACTGTAAGTCTGAACTacagtatttgtgtgtgtgtttaacctTTATTAAGGTTGTTTAGAAGTTGCAGAAGTAAAGCAAAATCCTACTTTATTCTTTAAAGattatggatattttttttctactttaatttaCCTGAGAGTTATATATCAGGTTAGTTCTCTGGTAATTAGAATCCCTTTTACATTTAACAAACATAAAAATTTATGCAGTTCCAATATGTATTCTTTAAAGCACACTTTTCTTGAAATAAAACCATTTACAACTGAATGAAACTAACAAGCTGTTTCATATTTACAGAACCGTAAAAATGATGAAgcttcatatgaaaaaatgcttaaaTTGCGTAGAGATCTGAGTCGGGCTGTTACTATTCTAGAGatgataaaaagaagagaaaaaagtaaacgGGAACTATTACATTTAACACTGGAAATTATGGAGAAAAGGTAAAGTATTGTTTTCTGTTCTAAATTACCTTGTAATTATCCATAATTCTTTCAACtatcatttaaattttcatttgtacAATTATGTACTTGttaatgtattcatatatatttccaaaatggCCACTTCAAGAAAAAGTACACTTGatattttcctcttgtttttggaACTATGGTCTTATGCTTAAAACATAAATATTCCACTGTGTTTAATTTGACTTTAGTTACCAGTTTTAACCTTCTTCAACAGATTTTCATTACACTTGCAGGTTTAATTgattttaacttctatttccctCTCATATCTATCCTTTTTTGAAGAATAAATAtagttaaataataaaatagccaaataagagaaggataaaaaagataaaagaactgAGTAAATTCACACTTTAAGCAATTAGCCAGTGAGTGATCAATAGTTGCTTTTAACCTTTTACATGATTCTAATGAATTAGAGTTTATTGGCTAATTTTTGCTTAATTTTACATTGATATCATGATAATGGGATGTGATGGCACTAGACCTAATATTTAGAAGTTTAGAACTTTTCTTCCAGGCTCTGTTCTTCCATGAACTTAATTGAACTTGTTTATCTATAAAACAATGATGCTAGTTGAGATGGCTCTTAAAGTCCTTTTCACTTCTAATGTCTTGCCTGTGATATATAGCCCTTCTCTGAAATTGTACTCTAACCATTTGTAAAGTGATTATCAAGTCGAGTATTTACAAAATTAAccttcagaaatatttttctttgtgattATTTCAGGTATAATTTGGGTGACTACAATGGAGAGATCATGTCTGAGGTTATGGCACAAAGACAGCCAATGAAACCTACTTATGCCATCCCCATCATTCCTATTAGTAATAGCAATCAATTTAAACATCAGGAAGCAATGGATGTTAAGGAATTCAAAGTTAATAAGGTAAACTATATacctttatttgttctttcaacTTACACTACTAATTTTTACTTATATGCATATCTCATTCATCTCTaccagaatgtaagctccttggagaCAGAGGCATTATTCAGCTGACATTTTGACAAATATTACGtgtcttcaaagaacttacattgtACTGTCCCCTTTACCTAGTAGGATACTCTAACttgtttttttgtatatatttaaattcttGGTTGAGTTAAAACAGATTCTATATTCTAGCATTTTGTGAACAAACTCatgattattttatcttttcatgGTTTTATTATTTAATGGCATATATCCTTTTATCTTGAAGCTCTTGCTGTCAAATTGAAGGCTCTCACCTCTGCCCTATTCTAGAAATGTGAGCTGTCCATAGAAAATGCTTCAAATTCTTCCAAATCTAAGTCAAGATTTTGCTAACCAGATTTACTTTACTtatttataagatataaaattatatctcaagTAATTCTCTTTCAAAGTACATATGTAAGACTTCACAAAATAAGACAAACCAAGCCTTTAAGTTGTGCCTGGAAAACAAAGTGTTAGAATTGATAGGAAATCAGCACTCCTCTTTCAGAATTAACTGTCTTGATATGTCTATCCATGTTGTTTCTCTATCcctattctttaaatgtttcccTATGACCTAACAAAGTTCACATTCAGCCCAGCATTCAAAGCCAATTTAACATTAACTTCccttttgttaaatttaattgtggttggactctgaatatttatatagatggtcgccaggaattttaatttctaatacccaaaatgaattactaaagtaaatgaaatttatggtagtttatttacaatagagggaagatattaaggaagagagaaaaggggagagagagagttagagctctggcttccactgataccagttagaatttctaagccccagccaggggaagagagtctaaAGACggtgggcctttctcagaggtttagacctccaagaaaggcagggtcattaagtcagcttttcactcatcaaTGGAGaccatctaaaatggaaaagcagtctgaggtctcgtgcatgagttcctccagtccaactctgagtcagagaatcCTCCTTTCTGAATCTCCAATGGAATATCTTCTTCTgccctctggtcctctttttaaagatctttttctcttgtgtcacctcccctaaatttcacatctaccaatcacagcagacgcttttttccaggactgccctttctttagttcttaccttctttggttagattatacctttttgagttacttaacacctttttgttgttaaaatgggtagatctacttaaaatactgagtattaaaatctaaaaatagattgtgaattacattttaatcttcacaataaaggaagagctaagtatcttcattgttacaatcaggagatagctaaatccaatcttcacactttcCAGTTTCCTCCTTGAGCAGACCCACTCAGtgttctgtatttatttatgcTGTCCACTATATTTAGaatactttctttcttttgaattccTACCAGTCCTTTCAAGTTTAACTCAAATGTCACCTCTTCCTGATGTCTTCCTTAATCTCCAGTGTTTGGTAGTGACCTTAGTCTGTCCTTGTACCTCACACATCAGTTTTCTCATACTTTTCATACctattttgtattatttgtgTTAGTGACTTACATTATTAGATTGAACTCTTGAACACAAGAATTGTCTTATCCAAACTTTATATATGTCTCTACCTAGAGTGGAGAGATATATTCTACACATAACAATAACAGCTCACTGGTTTTCTAAATGAATTATTGTTTAGTTTATTGAACTGTTTAGtcataaaaatgtatttctctattttatgttTACATTATCATTCTCCTAGTATTCAGTTCAACCAGCATTAATTTATCCTTCATAATTCTGTTAAAAAGTCTCCTCATCTAGAAAGACATAATACTGAACAAATACTTGATTCTGGTCTCTCTTAGCCCATAATACTCAATTTTCACTGTACTGCTTTGTCCCTGTTAAATCTTTCTTATAAATTTTCTCACTCTCTCAATGACATTCTCTGAAGACAAAGAccatttctgttatttttttatcCTCTTCTATTTTGTAATCAAATGTAGCTGACTGTATcctatgttatattttataagatggaAAATTTCATAGCACTAAACAGGATAGAGTATTATGAGTCTTATTTGTGTGACAGGCCAGACTGATCTCTTGAGACTCACTGCCATCAAATATGAGAGGCTTTCTTCAGCCAGTCTTACTTTTAGGGGATTAAAAACTACAAAATGTGtcagttttccttttccaatagACTTTTCAGAAAACTTCAGCTTAGTTAAAAATGGCTTCATTGGTTCACTTGTAACTTATGATTTTATTGTAGCAAGAAAAAGCTGATCTTATACGACCGAAAAGGAAATATGAGAAAAAGCCCAAAGTCTTAGCTTcgtctgctgctgctgctgctccacAACAGACGAGCCCTGCTGCACTGCCAGTCTTTAATGCTAAAGATTTAAATCAGTATGACTTTCCCAGCTCAGATGAAGATCCTCTCTCCCAGGTAAGACTTACTAACATCTTTGTGATTAGGATCAAAGAGAAACATAGTATAGTTGTCATGGTTTGACCCCTCTTTATTTGGTGTGTTTAAAGGTTTTATCTGGTTCTTCTGAAGCTGAGGAAGAGAATGATCCTGATGGCCCTTTTGCTTTCCGTAGGAAAGCTGGCTGTCAGTACTATGCTGTAAGTGGACGACTTTTCTTTTCAGTTAATAATTTAAATCTGTCAGCATGAGCTTAAAAATACTAAGTTTGTATTATTTGTCTTTTAGCCTCACTTAGACCAAACTGGCAATTGGCCATGGACTAGCCCTAAAGATGGAGGATTAGGAGACGTGCGCTATAGATACTGCTTAACTACCCTCACTATACCCCAGAGGTGTATTGGGTTTGCACGAAGACGGGTTGGGCGTGGTGGAAGGTAAGATGCTATTGTAATTATTAATGGTTATTAATATGTTTATAGGACCATTTTAGATGATGTTAGAATGtctatatttcaatttttaagtCATGATGCACCTAGGTATTATATTCAGTTTGTTCTCTAACTGCCTGAAATAACTATCATTTACCACCTTGTTCTTGTACTTTTATAAGTCTGCAATTTATAGCATAAGCAAAACTAGCAAGACCAGAAATAGAAGGCagacttttaaaacaattttttccccttttttggaaTAAGATATCTCATTCATTTGTATTCAGTAGGTAAATAAtgagaaaagtaagctaaatatAAGAACAAACCTGAGTCCAAGGCACAAATGCAAGGGAGGATAAATCATTCATAGCAGAAAGTAGATCAGTTTTTCTATAGTATAAAATTTGTAAAAGGGAATGATtatcataagatcacagatttagagttagaagtgaTATCACAGATCATCTAACCCTCTCTATATAAGGGAACCAAATTCCAAAGAAACAGAGAACCTACACAAGGTCACCTAAGGTAATAAAAGCAAAGCTGGATTTGGAGCCCAgctcctttgactccaaatcttaaCGCACTCTATTGAACACTGGGTTAAGGAATTTAATTGCTTAGGTAGTCAGTCAAGAGCCTCTGAGTTTTTGAGTTTAGGAATGACTGGCCAGATACGTacactaagaaaaaaattaagttaaaagtaGTGTGAAGTCTGGATTAGAAGAGGCAAAGACTAGGTTCAACCTGCCCATGAGAAGTCTTCTAGGGACCATATTGTAATTGCTAATTTTCAAGGAAATGGCCATAATTGGATTATTTCTATCTTTATCTAGGCTAATGGAAGGGGAATCACATAGAACTGTTTTTCAGTATCCTTAGCAAACTGCATTTCTTTAACACCAGACATTCTATAAGAGAAAGTAGCATATATGAGAAACTGAGTAAAGCCTATGGAATTGTGAAATAAGCCTCTTTTCTCAATAGCAGGCTAAGAAGATATTAAGCTATTGAAGATTTATTTTGTAGTTGTagttatatttcatttaattatatttacttaGGGGACATTTAAATAGAAGTGAAAGTATAAGGATTCTTTAAAATTGAATGAATTTATTTCTAGAAAACATTCTTTTTCCCTAAACGGGAAACATTTAAAACTCATAATGGCATGTCAATCCCCTGATCAGAAAATTCCAGTAATTCGTTATCGATTTTTACAGTAAAATAGCAACTGttttgtttagcatttaaagtccCATACAATCTGGccccatttcctttccagctttattataCTTTACTCACACGCTATGTGATCCAGCCaaatttactttcttttgttgttcaCACAATACTCTGTCTATTACCTCCATGCCTTGCTCAGAGCCGCCGCCCCCACCCTCCCCCCCACTTCCCCACTCTCACTCCGGTTTACTCCCTCGCCTCtactttgttttcttcaaaactcagaaTATTGCCTTCTATAGAAGGTTCTCTTCAGCTGCTAATGCCTCCCATCTTATACCTTCCCCCCATTTATagtgtatttaaatatttttaaaagagccaACTAGAtgacagtgggtagagtgccaagcctgcagtcaggaaggcATGAGATAAATATCAGCCCCAGATGACCAACTgagtgactgtaggcaagtcatttaaccctggtttacctcagtttccccatctatagaCTAGAggtagtaatagcacctacctccaaagGCTATTATGGAAATCAAATGTGGtcataattgtaaagcacttagctcagtTCCTCAAACATACTAAGTGCTGTACAAATGTTAGGTaatattatttatacataaatagtATCTCCAATGAGAGGCCTGGAAACTCTTAGAGGGCAGGAATAATTTcagttttgcttttgtataatgCTTGGCACAGAATTAGGTAATTGATGATTTGTTGATGAATTGACAGTGCCAATGAGTCCTTTGTTGTGGaaacttttgtgtgtgtgtggaaaatttttttaaaagtttcttaatTACAACATTTTGGTAATCTGAGGTAGAATCATACAGAAAGGAATCTTTTTgttaatgtaaaatatatttcctaaagCCTGGGACACAAAGTCTCCTGGCCCTCATTGCTCCCCATTTTCCATTATTTATTCCCAAGGCAactttccttcctgcctccccctcaaatataaaatcttgttttgttttggtttttctaAATAAACAAGGTGGATATATTTTGAAAATGTGTTGTTGCTTTTTAATGGAAATCAGAATACAGtggaaaattatacattttaaaaaagaaaacactggcCAGAAGCTGTTGTTGCCTGTGAAGTAGTTGGAGGGGTTTCATACAGTTAGGTGGGCTTTAGTGAGTTGAAAAGGCTGCTCTACTACCGTCGCCATGCCACTCTCCACTGCCTTGTTTAAAGCAAGTGAAAAACCCTTGGGGAAAATGTTGAACCAAGCAGGGAAAAGTTACACCTTCAACACCAAAAGAAGCTATTTAGAGAGAAATTGGTCTTTCTGCATTATGACCCAATTGTGAACAGACAGGTCCTATTTGTGGGAAAGAATAAAATGTGCTTCATCTAAAATGAATTTGACTGATAAATGAGGAAGACTCTTGGGGGGGAAATACTAATTCTGAAATCCAACATAGAGCaaccaaaggaaaaggaagtgacTTGGAATCACTATCTCCTGTGATTTGAAGGCAATGGTGAAGGAATACAATGCATCGAAAGAAAATTCCTCACTTTAGGACATTGATTACTGCATCaacctttattttatatttctggtTATTTTTACAACCCTCAATAAAAAATATcagcagaaaagaaagaaatgaaacacTGCACATGTTTTTAAATAACTTAGATTTTTGGGCCAGGTCAGAGAGTAAATACATGGAGACTCACTACTCTATAataagtgctctctctctctcttacatatatacacacacacatgtatattttaattgtgaaattacatatacaaaaaataaatgttagcaTGAAGTTGAATTTTCATAAGTCAAAGAAAACTTTTACACAAGATGTAAGGAAAATTAGGACATGTACCAAGTTGcaaccaaaaaattaaatataacagtttttgACAGTAACTTCTAAATGTGTGGTTTTTTTCATAGTTAATAAAAAGTTGTTCCCCTTTGGTTATTAAGTAGTTATTAATTTATGCTTTGATTTTAGGGTATTACTGGACAGAACTCACTCAGACTATGACAGTATGTTTCGCCAGCTGGATTTGGAAATGCTTTCTTCCCCACAACACTCTCCAATCAATCAATTTGCCAATACCTCAGAAACAAATACCTCGGACAAATCTTTCTCTAAAGACCTCAGTCAGATACTAGTCAATATCAAATCATGTAGATGGCGGCATTTTAGGCCTCGGACACCATCCCTACATGACAGTGACAATGATGAGCTCTCCTGTAGGAAATTATATAGGAGTATAAATCGGACAGGCACAGCACAACCTGGGACCCAGACCTGCAGTACCTCCACACAAAGTAAAAGTAGCAGTGCATCAGCACACTTTGGTATGTTTGTTTTAATACATGTTTCTGTTGAAATGTAAAGTTCAACGTAGACCCTTTAAAATATGCtcatcaattttattatttttttgtggtCTCTGTCCAAGGTAAATCTTAGCTTTCGCTAAGCCATTGAAAAATTACTTGGGATCTAGtttttattttgaacattttgtatagtttatttacaaaggCAATttgtcactttttatttttttatgtataaAATTCCTCTCTAGAATGCACTTGATGGACTATGAGataaataaactattttaattttatgtcaaAAGTCACCCTTCTGTGTTCTCTAAACTGTTACTCTTTATACTTGGGAAATTTTCCAGACTTTCACTGTCTAGCTGTAGGTAGAGATCAGTAATGACTTTTATAGCCTACTTTATTGAGGTTGGGCAAAAAGATAGGAATAACAGTAATTTGGAAAAGGGCAGCAATATAATTTTTAGATGATGG contains these protein-coding regions:
- the EPC1 gene encoding enhancer of polycomb homolog 1 isoform X1 — protein: MSKLSFRARALDASKPLPVFRCEDLPDLHEYASINRAVPQMPTGMEKEEESEHHLQRAISAQQVYGEKRDNMVIPVPEAESNIAYYESIYPGEFKMPKQLIHIQPFSLDAEQPDYDLDSEDEAFVNKLKKKMDISPLQFEEMIDRLEKGSGQQPVSLQEAKLLLKEDDELIKEVYEYWIRKRKNCRGPSLIPTVKQEKRDGSSTNDPYVAFRRRTEKMQTRKNRKNDEASYEKMLKLRRDLSRAVTILEMIKRREKSKRELLHLTLEIMEKRYNLGDYNGEIMSEVMAQRQPMKPTYAIPIIPISNSNQFKHQEAMDVKEFKVNKQEKADLIRPKRKYEKKPKVLASSAAAAAPQQTSPAALPVFNAKDLNQYDFPSSDEDPLSQVLSGSSEAEEENDPDGPFAFRRKAGCQYYAPHLDQTGNWPWTSPKDGGLGDVRYRYCLTTLTIPQRCIGFARRRVGRGGRVLLDRTHSDYDSMFRQLDLEMLSSPQHSPINQFANTSETNTSDKSFSKDLSQILVNIKSCRWRHFRPRTPSLHDSDNDELSCRKLYRSINRTGTAQPGTQTCSTSTQSKSSSASAHFAFTAEQYQQHQQQLALMQKQQLAQIHQQQANSHSSTNTPQNLASNQQQSGFHLNLHHSHCVQGLEGTLQGFVSKTLDSVSAQFAASALVTSEQLMGFKMKDDVVLGIGMNGIFQASGVYKGLHLSSTTPTALVHTSPSSTAGSTLLQPSNITQTSSSHSALSHQVTAANSATTQVLIGNNIRLTVPSSVATVNSITTLNARHIPRTISAVPSSALKLSAAANCQVPKVPSSSSVDTVPRENHEAEKPALNSLADTTVAMEVT
- the EPC1 gene encoding enhancer of polycomb homolog 1 isoform X3, with translation MEHHLQRAISAQQVYGEKRDNMVIPVPEAESNIAYYESIYPGEFKMPKQLIHIQPFSLDAEQPDYDLDSEDEAFVNKLKKKMDISPLQFEEMIDRLEKGSGQQPVSLQEAKLLLKEDDELIKEVYEYWIRKRKNCRGPSLIPTVKQEKRDGSSTNDPYVAFRRRTEKMQTRKNRKNDEASYEKMLKLRRDLSRAVTILEMIKRREKSKRELLHLTLEIMEKRYNLGDYNGEIMSEVMAQRQPMKPTYAIPIIPISNSNQFKHQEAMDVKEFKVNKQEKADLIRPKRKYEKKPKVLASSAAAAAPQQTSPAALPVFNAKDLNQYDFPSSDEDPLSQVLSGSSEAEEENDPDGPFAFRRKAGCQYYAPHLDQTGNWPWTSPKDGGLGDVRYRYCLTTLTIPQRCIGFARRRVGRGGRVLLDRTHSDYDSMFRQLDLEMLSSPQHSPINQFANTSETNTSDKSFSKDLSQILVNIKSCRWRHFRPRTPSLHDSDNDELSCRKLYRSINRTGTAQPGTQTCSTSTQSKSSSASAHFAFTAEQYQQHQQQLALMQKQQLAQIHQQQANSHSSTNTPQNLASNQQQSGFHLNLHHSHCVQGLEGTLQGFVSKTLDSVSAQFAASALVTSEQLMGFKMKDDVVLGIGMNGIFQASGVYKGLHLSSTTPTALVHTSPSSTAGSTLLQPSNITQTSSSHSALSHQVTAANSATTQVLIGNNIRLTVPSSVATVNSITTLNARHIPRTISAVPSSALKLSAAANCQVPKVPSSSSVDTVPRENHEAEKPALNSLADTTVAMEVT
- the EPC1 gene encoding enhancer of polycomb homolog 1 isoform X5, giving the protein MEHHLQRAISAQQVYGEKRDNMVIPVPEAESNIAYYESIYPGEFKMPKQLIHIQPFSLDAEQPDYDLDSEDEAFVNKLKKKMDISPLQFEEMIDRLEKGSGQQPVSLQEAKLLLKEDDELIKEVYEYWIRKRKNCRGPSLIPTVKQEKRDGSSTNDPYVAFRRRTEKMQTRKNRKNDEASYEKMLKLRRDLSRAVTILEMIKRREKSKRELLHLTLEIMEKRYNLGDYNGEIMSEVMAQRQPMKPTYAIPIIPISNSNQFKHQEAMDVKEFKVNKQEKADLIRPKRKYEKKPKVLASSAAAAAPQQTSPAALPVFNAKDLNQYDFPSSDEDPLSQVLSGSSEAEEENDPDGPFAFRRKAGCQYYAPHLDQTGNWPWTSPKDGGLGDVRYRYCLTTLTIPQRCIGFARRRVGRGGRVLLDRTHSDYDSMFRQLDLEMLSSPQHSPINQFANTSETNTSDKSFSKDLSQILVNIKSCRWRHFRPRTPSLHDSDNDELSCRKLYRSINRTGTAQPGTQTCSTSTQSKSSSASAHFAFTAEQYQQHQQQLALMQKQQLAQIHQQQANSHSSTNTPQGFVSKTLDSVSAQFAASALVTSEQLMGFKMKDDVVLGIGMNGIFQASGVYKGLHLSSTTPTALVHTSPSSTAGSTLLQPSNITQTSSSHSALSHQVTAANSATTQVLIGNNIRLTVPSSVATVNSITTLNARHIPRTISAVPSSALKLSAAANCQVPKVPSSSSVDTVPRENHEAEKPALNSLADTTVAMEVT